One genomic segment of Fundulus heteroclitus isolate FHET01 chromosome 10, MU-UCD_Fhet_4.1, whole genome shotgun sequence includes these proteins:
- the LOC118564427 gene encoding DNA-directed RNA polymerase III subunit RPC4-like gives MTKHAIQMQIMNKTWEPNVHAVRKTKDELQAEILVAPKKEKRERDGKRKESRGGRKARPPTIQSHSIFEHCPDVSNYKTGRYCARGLHNSSTSSVCQPVKNEGKKSRQDEDHLLHKLQRDDFIVDPELRNDSRLKPIALPLYQSSSFSKTHRLSTTTSGQDSLPLFLAPSCGADVKAGLLTEWPKSEQLPLVKMLQELRVAGGEELFFMQFPDCLPGRYSAPKVDLHHGAAEKPSKKEGKSAHQEARNMDSSPVLSQFPEGLLGKLQIRKSGKVELKLGDITLDVSEGAASSFLQQLVSVRPSGGRSGNMMVLGNVHHKLVLSPDFQSLLIQAAAQQQP, from the exons ATGACAAAGCATGCTATTCAGATGCAGATCATGAAT aaaACATGGGAGCCTAATGTCCACGCTGTGAGGAAAACGAAGGATGA GTTACAAGCAGAAATTCTAGTTGCtcctaaaaaggaaaaaagagagagggatGGGAAGAGAAAGGAGAGCAGAGGTGGGAGGAAAGCGAGACCTCCGACCATCCAATCACACTCCATCTTTGAACATTGTCCTGATGTCTCAAATTACAAAACAG GCCGGTATTGTGCCAGGGGACTGCATAACTCTTCGACATCTTCTGTTTGTCAACCAGTCAAAAACGAAGGGAAAAAATCAAGGCAGGACGAAGATCATCTTCTACATAAACTGCAGCGAGATGAT TTCATAGTTGATCCAGAGTTGAGGAATGATTCCCGACTAAAGCCCATCGCCCTGCCTCTGTATCAGTCCAGCAGCTTCTCCAAGACTCACAGACTGTCCACCACCACAT CAGGTCAAGACAGCCTTCCTCTTTTCTTAGCGCCATCCTGTGGAGCTGATGTAAAAGCAGGCCTCTTGACTGAGTGGCCCAAATCTGAGCAGCTGCCCCTGGTGAAGATGCTGCAGGAACTCAGAGTTGCTGGAGGAGAAGAGCTATTCTTCATGCAGTTTCCGGACTGTCTTCCTGGCAGATACTCAGCACCAAAGGTAGATCTTCATCATGGAGCAGCAGAGAAACCttcaaagaaagaaggaaagtcTGCACACCAA GAAGCCAGGAACATGGACAGCTCTCCTGTGCTCTCACAATTTCCTGAAGGACTTTTGGGCAAACTACAAATCAGGAAGTCAGGAAAGGTGGAGCTAAAGTTGggtgacattaccctggacgtGTCGGAGGGAGCCGCCTCTTCCTTTCTGCAG CAACTGGTGTCAGTTCGTCCCTCTGGTGGAAGAAGTGGAAACATGATGGTGTTGGGAAACGTCCATCACAAGCTCGTCTTATCTCCTGACTTCCAGTCCTTACTGATACAGGCAGCTGCACAGCAGCAGCCATGA